The following proteins are co-located in the Bradyrhizobium sp. AZCC 2176 genome:
- a CDS encoding ankyrin repeat domain-containing protein yields the protein MNPLPDRLNLDHLKKQAKELIRLYRSRDPAAMARFRSALPAAAGRSDEAVASLQLRLHDAQSCLAREHRFASWSDLKRNVEVQAAAQKQRADRVLHWLQLIYRGDVSNTSGRTNLRVGLRMLAEDPGLVAGDPYLACAIGDENLLRHATQADPLWVNRPGGPLQMPPLFAVAHSGLLRVEEFRERLYRCAQLLITAGADLNQRIYSRWPPASLEKPDMRYPLSTLYGAAGANHDLALTRLLLDAGADPNDGESLYHSLENPACIRLLLEHGAHIAESNAIYRSIDLEDDTALKLLLEHGGDPNEPARNAPLTDWDSPLLWAIYRRRPHHANALLVAGADPSRTTPDGVSPYRMALRFGLSDVADSLRARIDMPDIPDDERFIAACARGDEAGARRIGALRPDLPAALSPAQLRLLPDMAAAGADDIVMLMVRLGWPIAVRGGDWDASALNLAVFSGNAALTRFLLEHGAKWTEQHGHGDNACGTLSWASLNEPVEGGDWVACARALLDHGMPGATAIADDPEWVLIAGKRKQFSDEVTEELLSARA from the coding sequence ATGAACCCGCTCCCCGATCGATTGAATCTCGATCATCTGAAGAAGCAAGCCAAGGAATTGATCCGCCTCTATCGAAGCCGCGATCCGGCGGCGATGGCGCGGTTTCGCAGCGCATTGCCGGCTGCGGCGGGCCGGAGCGATGAGGCCGTTGCATCGCTGCAACTTCGCCTGCACGACGCGCAATCCTGCCTCGCCCGCGAGCACCGTTTTGCCTCCTGGTCCGACCTTAAGCGCAATGTCGAGGTGCAGGCCGCCGCGCAGAAGCAGCGCGCCGATCGCGTCCTGCACTGGCTGCAATTGATCTATCGCGGCGATGTCAGCAACACCTCCGGCCGCACCAATCTGCGGGTCGGCTTGCGGATGCTGGCGGAGGATCCCGGACTGGTCGCCGGCGACCCCTACCTTGCCTGCGCCATCGGCGACGAAAACCTGCTGCGACATGCGACGCAAGCCGATCCGTTATGGGTCAACCGGCCCGGCGGACCGCTGCAGATGCCGCCGCTTTTTGCGGTCGCGCATTCGGGTCTGCTGCGCGTCGAGGAATTTCGCGAGCGTCTTTATCGCTGCGCGCAATTGCTGATCACGGCCGGTGCCGACCTCAATCAGCGCATCTACAGCCGCTGGCCGCCGGCGTCGCTTGAAAAGCCCGACATGCGCTATCCGCTCTCAACGCTCTACGGCGCTGCGGGAGCCAACCATGACCTTGCGCTGACGAGACTGCTGCTCGACGCAGGCGCCGATCCGAATGATGGTGAATCGCTTTATCACTCCCTCGAAAATCCCGCCTGCATCCGCCTGCTGCTGGAGCACGGCGCGCACATCGCAGAAAGCAATGCGATCTATCGCTCGATCGACCTTGAGGACGACACCGCGCTGAAATTGCTGCTGGAACACGGCGGCGACCCGAACGAGCCCGCGCGAAATGCGCCGTTGACCGATTGGGATTCGCCACTCTTGTGGGCCATCTACCGCCGGCGGCCCCATCATGCGAATGCCCTGCTGGTCGCCGGCGCCGATCCGTCGCGCACCACTCCGGATGGCGTCAGCCCATACCGAATGGCACTGCGGTTCGGGCTATCGGATGTTGCGGATTCGCTGCGCGCGCGGATCGACATGCCCGACATCCCCGACGACGAACGCTTCATCGCCGCATGCGCGCGCGGTGATGAAGCCGGGGCGCGAAGGATCGGGGCACTGCGGCCCGATCTGCCGGCCGCGCTGTCGCCGGCGCAATTGCGACTGTTGCCCGATATGGCCGCGGCTGGCGCCGACGACATCGTCATGCTGATGGTCAGGCTGGGCTGGCCGATCGCGGTACGCGGCGGCGACTGGGATGCCTCTGCGCTTAATCTCGCGGTGTTCAGCGGCAACGCGGCCTTGACGCGCTTCCTGCTCGAACACGGCGCGAAATGGACGGAGCAGCACGGCCACGGCGACAATGCCTGCGGTACGCTGTCATGGGCGTCCCTTAACGAGCCGGTCGAAGGCGGCGACTGGGTTGCTTGTGCGCGCGCATTGCTCGATCACGGCATGCCGGGCGCGACGGCGATTGCTGATGATCCCGAATGGGTGCTGATTGCCGGCAAGCGAAAACAATTTTCCGACGAGGTTACCGAGGAGTTGCTGTCGGCACGCGCTTGA
- a CDS encoding DUF6157 family protein translates to MTKTMHTTNCFNTFIRVAEDCPAQTGEEPPLRGGNPTVAGLQYQMIAQAPYKYTSDDVVFATSAAGRQLDAKTTRKARDLARSEFFFKGQACLRASGLGKRFGWGIHADAEGRVALYAVDSTRYQALAKDPNLIQTRAMRTKRA, encoded by the coding sequence ATGACAAAGACGATGCACACGACCAATTGCTTCAATACCTTCATCCGGGTCGCGGAAGATTGTCCGGCGCAAACCGGCGAGGAGCCGCCGCTCCGCGGCGGTAATCCGACCGTGGCAGGCCTGCAATATCAGATGATCGCGCAGGCACCCTACAAATACACCTCCGACGACGTGGTTTTCGCAACCTCTGCTGCCGGCCGGCAACTCGATGCGAAGACGACGAGGAAGGCGCGCGATCTGGCCCGTAGCGAATTCTTCTTCAAGGGGCAAGCGTGTCTGCGGGCATCCGGTCTCGGCAAACGCTTCGGCTGGGGCATTCACGCCGATGCCGAAGGCCGCGTCGCCCTCTACGCCGTCGACAGCACGCGATACCAGGCGCTTGCAAAGGATCCGAACCTCATCCAGACGCGCGCGATGCGGACCAAGCGCGCCTGA